Proteins found in one Passer domesticus isolate bPasDom1 chromosome 16, bPasDom1.hap1, whole genome shotgun sequence genomic segment:
- the STAU1 gene encoding double-stranded RNA-binding protein Staufen homolog 1 isoform X5, whose protein sequence is MSQVQIQNPSAALAGSQILNKNPSLSQPLSIPSTTSSLPSENAGRPIQNSALPSASVTSTNAAAAPSNMANPKEKTPMCLVNELARFNKIQPEYKLLSEQGPAHSKVFTVQLTLGDQHWEAEGTSIKKAQHAAAAKALEGTKFPKPTARPSRSEGKNPDSVTPTVELNALCMKLGKKPMYKPIDPYTGMRSTYSYTMRGGTYPPRYFYPFPVGPLLYQVELSIGGQQFHGKGRTRQAAKHDAAAKALKVLQNEPLPEKPEVNGKEPDDENLNKSEISQVFEIALKRNLPVNFEFFPLKQVTKESGPPHMKSFVTKVSVGEFMGEGEGKSKKISKKNAAIAVLEELKKLPPLPTVEKMKPRIKKKTKSIVKLQTSPEYGQGMNPISRLAQIQQAKKEKEPEYMLITERGLPRRREFVMQVKVGVHTAEGMGTNKKVAKRNAAENMLEILGFKVPQPQPPKPALKTEEKTPVKKPGDGRKVTFFEPGSEETSARGLSNSSSSVCTSLLPGNKEDEFRMPYLSHQQLPAGILPMVPEVAQAVGANQGHHTKEFSRAAPNPAKATVTAMIARELLYGGTSPTAETILKSSSSSGHFPHGPLTRPSEQLDYLSNVQGIQVEYKDFPKNNKNEFVSLINCSSQPPLISHGIGKDVESCHDMAALNILKLLSELDQQTTEMPRTGNGPMSVNGK, encoded by the exons ATGTCTCAAGTTCAGATTCAGAatccttctgctgcccttgcAGGGAGCCAAATACTGAATAAAAACCCATCTCTTTCACAGCCTTTGAGTATTCCTTCTACTACCAGTTCTTTGCCCTCTGAAAATGCAGGCAGACCTATCCAGAACTCTGCTTTGCCCTCTGCTTCAGTCACATCCACCAACGCAGCTGCAG CTCCTTCAAACATGGCAAACCCCAAAGAGAAAACCCCCATGTGTCTTGTGAATGAATTAGCCCGTTTCAACAAGATTCAGCCTGAGTATAAGCTTCTGAGTGAGCAGGGTCCAGCTCATTCTAAG GTGTTTACAGTGCAGCTGACTCTTGGGGACCAGCACTGGGAAGCTGAAGGAACTAGTATTAAAAAAGCGCAACATGCAGCAGCTGCCAAAGCTCTGGAAGGGACAAAATTCCCTAAACCTACGGCTCGTCCATCTCGTAGTGAAGGCAAGAATCCAG ACAGTGTAACCCCCACGGTGGAGTTGAATGCCCTTTGCATGAAGCTGGGGAAGAAGCCCATGTACAAACCCATCGACCCTTACACAGGGATGAGATCCACCTACAGCTACACCATGCGAGGTGGCACCTACCCCCCACG GTACTTTTACCCATTTCCTGTTGGGCCTTTACTTTATCAAGTGGAGCTTTCAATTGGAGGGCAGCAGTTTCATGGGAAGGGAAGAACAAGACAAGCTGCTAAGCATGATGCAGCTGCTAAAGCTCTGAAAGTTCTGCAGAATGAGCCCTTGCCTGAGAAACCAGAG GTTAACGGAAAAGAACCAGATGATGAAAATCTCAATAAATCTGAAATAAGCCAAGTTTTTGAGATTGCACTTAAAAGGAACTTGCCTGTGAATTTTGAG TTTTTCCCTCTGAAACAGGTGACCAAGGAAAGTGGTCCTCCCCATATGAAGAGTTTTGTAACCAAGGTATCAGTTGGAGAATTCATGGGTGAAGGTGAAGGAAAGAGCAAGAAGATCtcaaagaaaaatgctgcaatAGCAGTCCTAGAAGAACTGAAAAAATTGCCACCCCTTCCTACAGTTGAGAAAATGAAGCCACgaatcaaaaagaaaacaaaatcaataGTGAAG CTGCAAACAAGTCCAGAATACGGTCAAGGAATGAATCCCATTAGCAGACTTGCCCAGATACAGCAGGccaagaaggagaaggagcccgaGTACATGCTCATCACAGAACGGGGGCTGCCCAGGCGCAGGGAGTTCGTCATGCAG GTGAAAGTTGGTGTACACACAGCTGAAGGAATGGGCACGAACAAGAAGGTTGCTAAACGCAATGCAGCAGAAAATATGTTGGAAATTTTAGGTTTCAAAGTCCCTCAACCTCAGCCTCCGAAACCAGCATTAAAGACGGAAGAGAAG accCCAGTGAAGAAACCAGGTGATGGAAGAAAAGTAACCTTCTTTGAGCCGGGCTCTGAAGAGACTTCAGCTA GAGGACTCTCAAACAGCAGCTCTTCAGTGTGCACCTCTCTCCTCCCAGGTAATAAAGAAGATGAGTTTAGGATGCCTTATCTCAGCCATCAGCAGCTTCCTGCTGGAATCCTCCCCATGGTCCCTGAGGTTGCACAGGCTGTAGGAGCCAACCAAGGACACCACACCAAAGAGTTCAGTCGGGCAGCTCCCAACCCCGCCAAGGCCACGGTGACGGCCATGATCGCCAGGGAGCTGCTCTACGGGGGCACCTCTCCCACCGCCGAGACCATCctgaagagcagcagctcctcaggccACTTCCCCCACGGGCCTCTCACCAGGCCCTCCGAGCAGCTGGACTACCTTTCCAACGTCCAAGGAAtccag GTTGAATATAAGGACTTTCCAAAAAATAACAAGAACGAGTTTGTATCTCTTATAAACTGTTCCTCTCAGCCACCGCTGATCAGCCATGGGATTGGAAAGGATGTGGAGTCTTGCCACGACATG GCTGCATTGAATATTTTAAAGTTGCTGTCTGAGTTGGACCAACAAACCACAGAGATGCCAAGGACAGGAAATGGACCAATGTCTGT AAATGGAAAGTGA
- the STAU1 gene encoding double-stranded RNA-binding protein Staufen homolog 1 isoform X1 produces the protein MSQVQIQNPSAALAGSQILNKNPSLSQPLSIPSTTSSLPSENAGRPIQNSALPSASVTSTNAAAAPSNMANPKEKTPMCLVNELARFNKIQPEYKLLSEQGPAHSKVFTVQLTLGDQHWEAEGTSIKKAQHAAAAKALEGTKFPKPTARPSRSEGKNPDSVTPTVELNALCMKLGKKPMYKPIDPYTGMRSTYSYTMRGGTYPPRYFYPFPVGPLLYQVELSIGGQQFHGKGRTRQAAKHDAAAKALKVLQNEPLPEKPEVNGKEPDDENLNKSEISQVFEIALKRNLPVNFEFFPLKQVTKESGPPHMKSFVTKVSVGEFMGEGEGKSKKISKKNAAIAVLEELKKLPPLPTVEKMKPRIKKKTKSIVKLQTSPEYGQGMNPISRLAQIQQAKKEKEPEYMLITERGLPRRREFVMQVKVGVHTAEGMGTNKKVAKRNAAENMLEILGFKVPQPQPPKPALKTEEKTPVKKPGDGRKVTFFEPGSEETSARGLSNSSSSVCTSLLPGNKEDEFRMPYLSHQQLPAGILPMVPEVAQAVGANQGHHTKEFSRAAPNPAKATVTAMIARELLYGGTSPTAETILKSSSSSGHFPHGPLTRPSEQLDYLSNVQGIQVEYKDFPKNNKNEFVSLINCSSQPPLISHGIGKDVESCHDMAALNILKLLSELDQQTTEMPRTGNGPMSVCVKQEMESDPLLKPASANPLGQTLDSTA, from the exons ATGTCTCAAGTTCAGATTCAGAatccttctgctgcccttgcAGGGAGCCAAATACTGAATAAAAACCCATCTCTTTCACAGCCTTTGAGTATTCCTTCTACTACCAGTTCTTTGCCCTCTGAAAATGCAGGCAGACCTATCCAGAACTCTGCTTTGCCCTCTGCTTCAGTCACATCCACCAACGCAGCTGCAG CTCCTTCAAACATGGCAAACCCCAAAGAGAAAACCCCCATGTGTCTTGTGAATGAATTAGCCCGTTTCAACAAGATTCAGCCTGAGTATAAGCTTCTGAGTGAGCAGGGTCCAGCTCATTCTAAG GTGTTTACAGTGCAGCTGACTCTTGGGGACCAGCACTGGGAAGCTGAAGGAACTAGTATTAAAAAAGCGCAACATGCAGCAGCTGCCAAAGCTCTGGAAGGGACAAAATTCCCTAAACCTACGGCTCGTCCATCTCGTAGTGAAGGCAAGAATCCAG ACAGTGTAACCCCCACGGTGGAGTTGAATGCCCTTTGCATGAAGCTGGGGAAGAAGCCCATGTACAAACCCATCGACCCTTACACAGGGATGAGATCCACCTACAGCTACACCATGCGAGGTGGCACCTACCCCCCACG GTACTTTTACCCATTTCCTGTTGGGCCTTTACTTTATCAAGTGGAGCTTTCAATTGGAGGGCAGCAGTTTCATGGGAAGGGAAGAACAAGACAAGCTGCTAAGCATGATGCAGCTGCTAAAGCTCTGAAAGTTCTGCAGAATGAGCCCTTGCCTGAGAAACCAGAG GTTAACGGAAAAGAACCAGATGATGAAAATCTCAATAAATCTGAAATAAGCCAAGTTTTTGAGATTGCACTTAAAAGGAACTTGCCTGTGAATTTTGAG TTTTTCCCTCTGAAACAGGTGACCAAGGAAAGTGGTCCTCCCCATATGAAGAGTTTTGTAACCAAGGTATCAGTTGGAGAATTCATGGGTGAAGGTGAAGGAAAGAGCAAGAAGATCtcaaagaaaaatgctgcaatAGCAGTCCTAGAAGAACTGAAAAAATTGCCACCCCTTCCTACAGTTGAGAAAATGAAGCCACgaatcaaaaagaaaacaaaatcaataGTGAAG CTGCAAACAAGTCCAGAATACGGTCAAGGAATGAATCCCATTAGCAGACTTGCCCAGATACAGCAGGccaagaaggagaaggagcccgaGTACATGCTCATCACAGAACGGGGGCTGCCCAGGCGCAGGGAGTTCGTCATGCAG GTGAAAGTTGGTGTACACACAGCTGAAGGAATGGGCACGAACAAGAAGGTTGCTAAACGCAATGCAGCAGAAAATATGTTGGAAATTTTAGGTTTCAAAGTCCCTCAACCTCAGCCTCCGAAACCAGCATTAAAGACGGAAGAGAAG accCCAGTGAAGAAACCAGGTGATGGAAGAAAAGTAACCTTCTTTGAGCCGGGCTCTGAAGAGACTTCAGCTA GAGGACTCTCAAACAGCAGCTCTTCAGTGTGCACCTCTCTCCTCCCAGGTAATAAAGAAGATGAGTTTAGGATGCCTTATCTCAGCCATCAGCAGCTTCCTGCTGGAATCCTCCCCATGGTCCCTGAGGTTGCACAGGCTGTAGGAGCCAACCAAGGACACCACACCAAAGAGTTCAGTCGGGCAGCTCCCAACCCCGCCAAGGCCACGGTGACGGCCATGATCGCCAGGGAGCTGCTCTACGGGGGCACCTCTCCCACCGCCGAGACCATCctgaagagcagcagctcctcaggccACTTCCCCCACGGGCCTCTCACCAGGCCCTCCGAGCAGCTGGACTACCTTTCCAACGTCCAAGGAAtccag GTTGAATATAAGGACTTTCCAAAAAATAACAAGAACGAGTTTGTATCTCTTATAAACTGTTCCTCTCAGCCACCGCTGATCAGCCATGGGATTGGAAAGGATGTGGAGTCTTGCCACGACATG GCTGCATTGAATATTTTAAAGTTGCTGTCTGAGTTGGACCAACAAACCACAGAGATGCCAAGGACAGGAAATGGACCAATGTCTGT ATGTGTGAAACAAGAAATGGAAAGTGACCCTCTCCTCAAACCGGCGAGCGCAAACCCTTTGGGACAAACACTGGACAGCACTGCCTGA